CGGGGTGATCCTGCTCGACCTCGGCCTCCCCGACCAGGACGGCTACCAGGTCTGCGCCCGCATCCGGAAGCTCACCGCCACCCCGGTGATCATGGTCACCGCCCGTGCCGACGTGCGCTCCCGGATCCACGGCCTCAATCTCGGCGCCGACGACTACGTCGTCAAGCCCTACGACACCGGGGAACTGCTCGCCCGCATCCACGCCGTCTCCCGGCGCACCACCGGACCCGGCGCCCCCGACGACGGCGCCGGCGGTACGGGCTCCGCCGCCGAGGCCGCCGTGCTGCACCTCGGCTCCGTCGCCGTCGAGCTGCCCACCCGGCGCGTCAGCGTCGACGGCGAGCCCGTCGCCCTCACCCGCAAGGAATTCGACCTGCTCGCCCTGCTCGCCCAGCGGCCCGGCGTCGTCTTCCGCCGCGAACAGATCATCTCCGAGGTCTGGCAGACCAGTTGGGAGGGGACCGGCCGCACCCTGGAGGTGCACGTCGCCTCGCTCCGCTCCAAGCTGCGCATGCCCGCCCTGATCGAGACCGTGCGGGGCGTCGGCTACCGCCTGGTCGCCCCGGCCGCGTAACCCCCGGCCGCCCCGCCCGTGCGCACCCGACTCCTCCCCCTGCTCATCGTCCTGATGGCCGGGGTCCTCCTCGCCCTCGGCTTCCCGCTCGCCGCCAGCCTCGCCGCCGCCCAGCAGCAGCGGGTCGTCGTCGACCGGCTCGACGACGCCGCCCGCTTCGCCGCCCTCGCCCAGTTCGTCGACGACCCCGCCACCGTCCGGGACGACCGCCGCACCACCCTCAGCGGCGAGCTCGCCAGCTACCACGACGTGTACGGCATCCGGGCCGGCATCTTCTACCGCGACAACCGCGCCATGGCCGCCGCCCCCGAGGGCTGGGTCGTCCCGTACGAGGGCGAGGGCCGCCGCGCCTTCAACGAGGCCCTGCTCGGCCGCCGCAGCCACGACCCGCCGCAGGTCTGGCCCTGGCAGCCGGACGCCCGCCTCACCATCGCCTCCCCGGTCGTCCGCGACGGGGACGTCATCGCCGTCGTCGTCACCGACTCGCCCACCGGCGACCTCCGCGCCCGCATCCTGCGCGGCTGGCTGGTGATCTTCGCCGGCGAGGCCGCCGCCATGCTGCTCGCGGTCGGCGCCGCCGTCCGCCTCACCGGCTGGGTGCTCCGTCCGGTACGGGTCCTCGACGGCGTCACCCACGACATCGCCACCGGCCGGATGAACTCACGGGTCGCCGAAGCCGGCGGACCGCCCGAACTGCGGCGCCTCGCCCGGTCCTTCAACGAGATGGCCGACCACGTCGAGGAATCCCTCGAACAGCAGCGGGCGTTCGTCGCCGACGCCTCCCACCAGCTCCGCAACCCGCTCGCCGCGCTGCTGTTCCGGATCGAGCTGCTCGCCCTCGAACTCCCCGAGGGGAACGAGGAGATCGCCTCCGTGCGCACCGAGGGCAAGCGGCTCGCGCAGGTCCTCGACGACCTGCTCGACCTGGCCCTCGCCGAGCACGCCGACGCCGACCTCCGGCTCACCGACGTCGGCGCCCTCACCGCCGAGCGGATCGCCTCCTGGCGGCCGGTCGCCGACGGGAAGGGCGTCCGCCTGGTCGGGGAG
The Streptomyces roseofulvus genome window above contains:
- a CDS encoding response regulator transcription factor, with protein sequence MRLLLVEDDDHVAAALSAILAKHGFAVTHARNGEEALQAVLPTAQGERPSYGVILLDLGLPDQDGYQVCARIRKLTATPVIMVTARADVRSRIHGLNLGADDYVVKPYDTGELLARIHAVSRRTTGPGAPDDGAGGTGSAAEAAVLHLGSVAVELPTRRVSVDGEPVALTRKEFDLLALLAQRPGVVFRREQIISEVWQTSWEGTGRTLEVHVASLRSKLRMPALIETVRGVGYRLVAPAA
- a CDS encoding HAMP domain-containing sensor histidine kinase; this translates as MRTRLLPLLIVLMAGVLLALGFPLAASLAAAQQQRVVVDRLDDAARFAALAQFVDDPATVRDDRRTTLSGELASYHDVYGIRAGIFYRDNRAMAAAPEGWVVPYEGEGRRAFNEALLGRRSHDPPQVWPWQPDARLTIASPVVRDGDVIAVVVTDSPTGDLRARILRGWLVIFAGEAAAMLLAVGAAVRLTGWVLRPVRVLDGVTHDIATGRMNSRVAEAGGPPELRRLARSFNEMADHVEESLEQQRAFVADASHQLRNPLAALLFRIELLALELPEGNEEIASVRTEGKRLAQVLDDLLDLALAEHADADLRLTDVGALTAERIASWRPVADGKGVRLVGECGAVTGWADPVALSSALDAVVDNALKFTPEGEQVTVRVLPGRDSVEVVVADLGPGLTEDELSRVGDRFWRSGRHQNVKGSGLGLSIARVLLTATGGGIAFAPNEPHGLRVTVTVPRCAPTDA